One Mycolicibacterium sp. ND9-15 genomic window, CCGTCGTCGGTCAGGCGCTCGACACGCCAGCCTCGGCGCCGCGCCTCTGTCGATGGCCGCGGGCCAGGAATCGAGGGCTCGGGGGCCGTTTCAGGTTGGGCGGCTACGGGATGGTCACCACCTGCCCCGGATGAATCAGGTCCGGATTGGAGATCCCACTGGCCTCGGCGATGCGCCGGTACTGGTTGCCGTCGCCGTAGAAGCGTTCCGCGATCGCCCACAGCGTGTCTCCGGACACCACGGTGTAGGTCCGGGCCGGTTCGGGCGCGGGCGGGGGTGGCGGTGATGGTGGCGGCGGGGCCTGCTCGACGACCGGCTCGGGCGCCGGGGCCGGCTCCTGCGCGGCTGCCGGGGCGGGCTCGGGAGCCGGGGCCGCCGGCGGCGGCTCGTCGGTGTTGGTCTTCGACGACCAGGCCGCACTGTCGCCCGCGTACAGCACCAGGTTGCGGTCGTCCTGCAGCACCAGGCGCACGTTCTTCTTGCCCTTGGTGTCGCTGTGCCACACCGGCTTGTCCGGGGTGTACAGCACGAAATTGCCGTCCTTCTGCACCTCAGCCCGTACCACGTTCTGGCCGTTGGTGTCGGTGGCCCAGACCGCCTTCCCGCGCGCTTCGAGAACCAGATTGCCGTCCTTTTGCAATGTCAGCGTGTAGGCGCCGTTTTTGGAGGTGAGCGAGTCGCCCGTCCCCAACTTCTGTCCCTCTGTGAGTGTGTCTCCCACGTCCATTCCTCTCATCCGCCCCCCGGCGTCTTTGTCGGCCGGCCGGTAGGGCCAACCCTACGGTCGACCTGGCCGGGCGCAAGAGCCTTTGGGTCCCTGTGGACCCAACTATCGGCGCGGTTCGCGTCGGCGGCGCCGACTACCCGTGACCGGCCGGTGAACGGCGGGCCGCCGAGGCCGTTGTCCACCGGATGCGCGATGATGCCGCACATGCGTTCATGCCGGCCGACCTGATCGCCGCCTGCGCCCGCCGGCCCGGCCGAACCACCCGACCAACCCGAACCGGAACCGCCGACCGAGCCAACGCGTCAAATACGAACGCGCACTCAACCGACGCACCCGGCCACCACCCGACGACCCATCCTTTGACATCGGACGGAGCAAGGCGCGCCGCACCGGGGGCGCGAAGTTAATCGCTACCGGCCCTTCGGCGTCGGTGATAGCCTCGCGCGTACACAGGAGAGGAGGTGGTCCGACATCTTGAGTGACTTATGGACTTGTGAGGTGGCTGCGAGCTAGCAGCGCCAGGGGAATGAGCTGACGGCTCTTCGCGTCCTGCGCGCGCTGGCGAATTCCCCGCAGTCACCCGGCCCCCGAGCCCCTCGGTCTTGTCCGCCAGGAACACACGGCTCGGGGGCCGCTCCATCTCTGATGGCCGGTCGGAAGGACCCGCCCGGGCCGCGAAGAGGCCGGCGCCGGCTTACCCCGCGGGCCCTGGCGCGAACGTCGCGCAGGCTTTTATGGCCTGATTCCAGGTCTCGGAATCGACGCCGGGCGGCGGCCCGGCCGCAGGACCAGGCGCGGCGGGCACACCGTGGTCGCTCAGGCA contains:
- a CDS encoding recombinase family protein codes for the protein MGDRGTLLRRRQPVPAHRRGQWDLQSGPDSSGAGGDHPVAAQPETAPEPSIPGPRPSTEARRRGWRVERLTDDGVSGKHINAALREVLTILESGQADDLIVAKLDRLARSVVYASNIIRGSADAGRWLCLI
- a CDS encoding LysM peptidoglycan-binding domain-containing protein; the protein is MGDTLTEGQKLGTGDSLTSKNGAYTLTLQKDGNLVLEARGKAVWATDTNGQNVVRAEVQKDGNFVLYTPDKPVWHSDTKGKKNVRLVLQDDRNLVLYAGDSAAWSSKTNTDEPPPAAPAPEPAPAAAQEPAPAPEPVVEQAPPPPSPPPPPAPEPARTYTVVSGDTLWAIAERFYGDGNQYRRIAEASGISNPDLIHPGQVVTIP